The genomic segment TTCACGGGAGTTCCTCACGAAGGGGACAAGGCCGTCAGACACCATAGCGCAGGAACCCGCACGCGGCCAGTGCGGTCAGTCGGCGTCCAGCGCCTCGAGCTGCTTGTCGAGGAAGACGCGCACGTCGGCGAGCTCCTGCTCCGAGATGCTGTGGGTGAGGCCGGCGTAGACGCGGCCGCTCAGCTCCGCGTGCTCGGGGAGCCACTGCGTCGTGTGCTCGACGAGGAAGCCGGGGATGACGTCGTCGTTCGTGCCGCGGCCCCAGAACACCGGGGGCCGGCGCTCGGCGAGCTCGGCGTCGCGGGGCAGGGCGCCGGGCGTCGCGTAGCCCGACAGGTTCACCGCGAAGGCGAAGCGCTGCGGGTCGAGGCGCAGCGCCTGCAGCGACACCGCCGCGCCCTGCGAGAAGCCGAGGAGACCCACGGATGCCGCGTGCGGTGCGTGTGCGTCGGCCCAGCCGATGACGGCCTCGGCGGCGCGGGTCACATGGGACGGGTCCCGGCCGTCCAGGCCGTCGATCGGGTACCAGGAGCGGCCGGGCGCCGGCCACGGCGGGGACAGCGGAGCGGCCAGGCTCGCGACGGCGAACGATTCGGGCAGGTAGGCCCGGAGCGGATACAGGTCGTGCTCGTCGGCCCCGTAGCCGTGGAGGAGCAGCAGCAGGTGACGGCCGGCGAGGTCGTGGCGATCGGCCGACCACAGCACGGCATCGGCGTCGAGGACGAGCGCTTCCGGCATGACGACCATCCTCCCACCTGCCGTGGACCCCGCGTCAGCGCCGGTGCTGAGGCCGGCCTCGACCCACGTCAGATCTTGATCGGGAACGTGAGGAGGATGTCGGCCTCCACCTGCCCGGGCGGCACGTACTCCTCGCGCACGAACGGACCGGTCTCGACCATGCCGTCCGCCTGCCAGGCGTCGAAGGCGAGGGCGAAGTGCGGTGGGAAGCGGTCCTGGATGTACTGAGCGAGCTCCGTCTCGCCTTCGGCAGAAGCCACGACCCATTGCGCGTAGACCGTGAGGTCGAACTGCTCCGCGGAGCGAGCGTCGGCGTTCGCGCTGGCGGCCTGGATGCGGGCGGACGAGGCCTGGCTGAAGGCGATGGACATCTCGCCGCCCCATTTGGAGGCCTCGAACCCGCACCAGGCGGTGAGCACGGCCGTGATCGAGAGGACGAAGACCGCGACGACGTCCTGGATCCGGCTCAGCCGGCTCTCCGCGTGCTCTTCCGCCATGTCCCACCCCTTCGCCCGTCGTGCCGCTCACTGTACCGACGGTTCGCAACCGCAGTCGGCAGCGGGGGCGGGATCCGAGGTGAGGCGGTATACAGGAGGCATGTCCGTGCGCACTCCCGACCCCGAGCCCGCAGGCGACGAGCCGTTCGGCCCACCCGCCGGGAACGTCTCGAACCCCGCCTGGCTGAGCGACATCGAGCTCGAGGAGGCGCGGCGTCGCCTTCCCATGCTCTACGTCGAGGGCGTGCCGGTGCGCACCGACGGGATGGGCCAGGTGACGGCGGTCGGCATCCTGCTGCGGGCGACACCGGTCGGAGAGATCACGCGCACCATCGTGTCCGGCCGCGTGCGGTACGGCGAGACCGTGCGCGACGCGCTGTTCCGCCACCTCGAGAACGACCTGGGGCCGATGGCCTTCCCGCTCCTGCCGCCTCAGCCGACGCCGTTCACCGTCGCGGAGTACTTCCCGCTGCCGGGCGTGAGCGCGTTCCACGACGACCGGCAGCACGCCGTCTCGCTGGCGTTCGTGGTGCCGGTGACCGGGACCTGCGAGCCGCGGCAGGACGCGCTGGAGGTGACGTGGCTCACGCCGGAGGAAGCATCCTCCGACGCCCTCTCCGCCGAGATGGAGGGCGGCCGCGGCACGCTGGTGCGG from the Microbacterium atlanticum genome contains:
- a CDS encoding alpha/beta hydrolase, with protein sequence MPEALVLDADAVLWSADRHDLAGRHLLLLLHGYGADEHDLYPLRAYLPESFAVASLAAPLSPPWPAPGRSWYPIDGLDGRDPSHVTRAAEAVIGWADAHAPHAASVGLLGFSQGAAVSLQALRLDPQRFAFAVNLSGYATPGALPRDAELAERRPPVFWGRGTNDDVIPGFLVEHTTQWLPEHAELSGRVYAGLTHSISEQELADVRVFLDKQLEALDAD
- a CDS encoding NUDIX hydrolase family protein, whose protein sequence is MSVRTPDPEPAGDEPFGPPAGNVSNPAWLSDIELEEARRRLPMLYVEGVPVRTDGMGQVTAVGILLRATPVGEITRTIVSGRVRYGETVRDALFRHLENDLGPMAFPLLPPQPTPFTVAEYFPLPGVSAFHDDRQHAVSLAFVVPVTGTCEPRQDALEVTWLTPEEASSDALSAEMEGGRGTLVRLALASVGALR